One segment of Pyricularia oryzae 70-15 chromosome 3, whole genome shotgun sequence DNA contains the following:
- a CDS encoding MYB DNA-binding domain-containing protein, which produces MSSHSGSRHIGHQTPTQYGAGPSPHSVVPPPLYPSMTPTQSGPSSGIKRSRPDDLDLSVPGIAELDQGEMDPMQQSQHMGASYAQSASTPQHHHHRMPETGPPSKMMRRDSQGAGGVGGGAPSVVGQAGMPPPAQRPRGPKLKFTAEDDALLVDLKENKSLTWKQIAEFFPGRSSGTLQVRYCTKLKAKTTQWTEENDQKLRTALQDYEREKWRIVSSKVGTGFTPAACQERAIALEGGAPHGHPLGSPL; this is translated from the exons ATGAGCAGCCACTCGGGGTCGCGGCACATAGGACACCAAACGCCGACGCAGTATGGGGCTGGTCCATCGCCTCATTCAGTGGTCCCACCACCGCTCTACCCGTCAATGACACCGACACAGTCAGGCCCGAGCAGTGGCATCAAGCGATCCCGACCCGATGATCTCGATCTCTCAGTCCCCGGCATCGCCGAGCTTGACCAAGGCGAGATGGACCCAATGCAGCAGTCACAGCACATGGGTGCGTCATATGCGCAATCTGCATCGACGCCTCAACATCATCACCACCGTATGCCTGAGACCGGTCCTCCCTCAAAGATGATGCGCCGGGATTCCCAAGGAGCTGGTGGCGTTGGTGGTGGCGCACCAAGCGTGGTGGGCCAGGCAGGCATGCCACCTCCGGCCCAAAGACCCAGAGGACCAAAGTTAAAGTTCACAGCAGAAGACGATGCGCTCTTGGTGGACTTGAAGGAAAACAAGAGCCTCACATGGAAGCAGATCGCCGAGTTCTTCCCTGGGAGGTCCAGTGGCACGCTGCAAGTGCGCTACTGCACCAAGCTCAAGGCCAAAACGACGCAATGGACAGAGGAAAAC GATCAAAAACTTCGAACAGCTCTGCAAGACTACGAGAGGGAAAAATGGAGAATAGTGTCTAGCAAAGTAGGCACCGGCTTTACACCAGCTGCTTGCCAGGAGAGAGCCATAGCACTAGAGGGAGGCGCGCCGCATGGACATCCACTTGGAAGTCCCTTATAG